The Xylophilus rhododendri region CCGCGGCGGCCGCTTCGACGATGCCTACAACCTGGCCGACGAGGCGCTCTACGCCGCCAAGCGAGGCGGCCGCAACCGGGTGGAACTGGCCGCGATCCAGCAGGCGATGCCGGCGTCATGACCCAGATCATTCCCGCACCGAGCCGCGCGGCCACCCGCCGCCGCGACTCCACCTACTTCGATCAGCTGGTGCAACTGCCCAACCGGGCGCACTTCGTCAAGCAGGTGGATGAATGCGTGCGCCGCCGCAGCGGCCACCACATCCTGGCGCTGCTCGACATCGACGACTTCAGCGCCGCCAACGAGGTGATGGGCCACCGCTTCGGCGACCGCCTGCTGGCCACCGTGGCCGAATGCCTGGCCCGCGCCCTGCCGGAAGGCGTGCTGCTGGCCCGCGTCGGACCCGACACCTTCGGTGTGCTCGGCGCGGTGGCCCGGGTGGAGCCGCGGCATCTGCTCGACTGCGTGCGCCAGCCGCTGATCGTCGAAGGTGTGCCCTACAAGGTCTCGCTGACCTGCGGTTATGTGCTGCTGCCCAGCGACGTGCAGGCCGGCGCCGACCTGGTGAAGGACGCCACCATCGCGCTCAAGCGCGCCAAGCGCGACCACCGCGGCGAATACGTGCAGTACCTCGACCACATGGGCACCGAGGCGCGCGCCCGCGCCCTGCTGCTGTCGAACCTGCGCGCGGCCATCGACGACAAGCTGCTGTTCCTGGCCTACCAGCCGCAGATCGACCTGCAGACCGGCACCGTGATCGGGCTGGAGGCGCTGCTGCGCTGGCGCACCCGCGAGGGCAGCTTCGTGCCGCCCGACCAATTCATCCCGGTGGCCGAGGCCTCGGGCCTGATCGTGCCGCTGGGCCGCTGGGTGCTGTCCACCGCCTGCCAGGCGATGCGCCGGCTGATCGATGCCGGCTGCGCGCCGCAGCGCATGGCGGTCAATGTGTCGATGGTGCAGCTGCGCGATCCGGGCTTCTACAGCGCCGTCTGCGCCGCCCTGCTGGGCGGCGGGCTGCAGGGCCGGCACCTGGAGCTGGAGATCACCGAATCGGTGGCGGTGCTGCCCACCCAGCAGCTCGAAGCCACGCTGTCGGCGCTGCGGGCCATGGGCATCTCGATCGCCATCGACGATTTCGGCACCGGTTATTCCTCGCTCAGCCGCCTGGAGCGCCTGCCGCTGGACCGCATCAAGATCGACCGCTCCTTCGTCAGCCAGCTCAGCCAGCCGCCGGGCGGCCGCATCGCGGAAATGGTGGCCCAGCTCGGCCGCAAGCTCGGGCTGCAGGTGCTGGCCGAAGGCATCGAGGACGAGGCCACCTGGAAGGCCCTGCTGTCCATCGGCTGCCAGCAGGGCCAGGGCTATCACATCGCCCGGCCGATGGCCGAGGCCGACATCCTGGCCTGGCTGCAGGAACGCGTCAAAGCATCGCGCGGATGAGCTGCCCCAGCTCGACGTAGGCCTGCTCCACCGCGGGCGAGAAGGGCATGCCGCAGCTCAGGCGGATGAATCGTTCATAACGGCCGCTGTTGGAGAACATCGGCCCCGGCGCGATGCGGATGCCGCGCGCCAGCGCCTGCTCGTGCAGCAGCGTGGACGACGCGCCGTCCGGCAGTTCCAGCCACAGGCTGAGGCCGCCCGGCGGCAGGCTCAGGTGCACCCCCGGCGGGAAATGGCTGGCGATGGCCTGGGCGCTGGCCTCGCGCTGGGTGCGCAGTTCCGAACGCAGCTTGCGCAGCCGCCGGTCGAAGGACGGCGCGCTGACGCCCCGCGCCGCCAGCAGCTGCGACCAGCTCTGCATGTTGCGGGTGCGGGCGTACTTCAGCATCTGCACCCGGGTGTGCCAGCGGCCGGCGTTCATCCAGCCCTGGCGCAGGCCGGGGGCGAAGGTCTTGTTGAAGGAGGCGCAGTAGATCACCTGGCCTTCGGTGTCCCAGGCCTTGATCGGGCGCGCGGGATGGGTGGACTCGACCAGGTCGCGGTAGATGTCGTCCTCGATCAGCGCCAGGTCGTGTTCGGTGCAGAAGGCCAGCAGGCGCTGCTTGTGCGAATCGGGCATGACGCAGCCGGTGGGCATCTGCAGGTGCGGCACCACGATCACCGCCTTGATGCGCGGCTGGCTGCGCACCGCCAGCTCCAGCGCCTCCAGCGAGATGCCGGTGTGCGGGCTGCTGGGGATCTCCAGGGTGCGCAGCCCCTGCGTCTCGATGCCCTGCAGCAGGCCGAAGAAGGTGGGCGATTCCACCGCCACGATGTCACCCGGCTGGGTGACCGCGGCCAATGCCAGGTTCACCGCTTCCGAATTGCCCAGGGTGGCCATCACCTCTTCCGGCGCGATGCGCACGCCGCAGTCCAGCGCATGGCGGGCCATGGCGGCCTGGAATTCCGGATGCGTGCCGCGGATGGTGGCGCCGCGCAGCAGGATGTTGGGCTGCTCGCGCAGCAGCGCCGTCGCCAGGCGGTTGAGCGAGGCCGCGTCGAACAGCTCGGGCGCCGGCATGGCCGTGCCGAGGTCGATCTTCACATCGGCCTGCCGCGCCTTCTCCAGGAACAGCGAGATGCGGGGATTGATGCCGCTGAAGGGCGAGGCATCGATGTCGGTGGGGCTCTCCATCTCCAGGCTGGGCTCGCGTGCCGCCGGCAGCCGGGCCAGAGCCGGCTGGCGCACGAAGTAACCCACGCGCGGCCGGGCTTCGAGCTGGCCCTGCTCCTCCATCCACCGCAAGGCCTGCAGGCCGGTGGACAGGCTGACCTGGTGGCGCAGCATCAGTTCGCGCACCGAGGGCATGCGGCTGCCCGGCGGCAGCGCGCCCTGCTCGATCGCCGAGCCGTAATGGCCGGCCAGTTGGCGGTACAGCAGTTCCTGATGCGGGGCGGCCTTGGCCGGGGTCGGGGATGACAGCATCGGGCCAATATCGCATCGTTGCCGCTGTACCGCAACAGATACAGCTACCGTGAATTCCGGGCAGAACAGAACAGATTCAAATGCACTGATACGGTCGCTTCTGTTGTGGTCTGTGCCTGCCCTTCGAGGCAGCCAAAACCTACAGTGGAGTCTCCTAATACGGGAGATCACCATGTCTCTGAACAACCCTCTTTTGCAATCGATCGCCGCCCACCAAGAGCAACTCATCCACCTGGAAACCGGCAGCGAAGTGCGCTGCGTCGCCGGCTCGCTGCGCCTGCAGCTGGTCCACGAAGGACTCGCCATGACGCTGTCCGCCGGCCAGGCCACGCGTGTTCCGGCCGCCCAGTGGGTGGCGCTGGAAGGGCTGCAAGGCGCGCGTTTCTCGGTGCAGTGTCACGCTGATGAAGTGGCCTCGCAGCCGGTGCTGCCGGTGCAACAGGGCCGTGCGGCCCAGGCCGGCATCTGGCACACGGTGGCGGCAGCGCTGGCGCGGCTGACGCAGCGGCGCGGCCCTCGCACGGCCTGAGGACGGCGCAGCGCGGGCTGCGTGGTGGGTTTTAAATCTGGATACAGATGAATGATTTCTGAATGGTAAGTTCAGCTTCATGAATGTGATCGCCGGAATCCCCACCACCTCGCTCGCAGCGCTTTTCCTGGGACTGGGCGTGGCGGGGCTGGTCCTGTTTCTCTGTTTCGACAAGCTGCCCCGCAAGCTGGCGCTTGCGGCCGCCGTCGCATTCGCCCTGGCGGAGCTATCGACCCTGTCCGTGGTGTCGGTGGGCCTTGCCTACGACCCGATGGAGCGGGGCCCGATGCCGCAGGCCCAGGCCGAGGCGCAGCGCGCGCCCGGCCAGCAGTCGGCGCAGACGTCACGGCCGAACACAGCCTCCGGGACCTGAGGCGACATCCTTCTTCCTGCGCGCGCACCGGCCAGCACCGGCCGGGCGGGCATTCGGTGGACATCCGCCGCTGAAGCGGCCGGCCGGCGTTTAGGATCGTCCTTCCGCCCGCCGCCCCGTCACCGATGTCCTCAGCAGAAAACCATCCCTGGAACGGCTTCATGGCCGTTCACGGCAACCAGCCCGAACAGCTGCGCGACCTCATGCTGGCCTGGGCCGCGCGCCATCCGCTGGCGCCCCTGGAAGACGAACGCATCCTGGTGCAGAGCAACGGCGTGGCGCAGTGGCTCAAGCTCTCACTGGCGCGCGATCCGGCGCAGGGCGGCATCGGCATCGCGGCCGCCCTGCGCATGGAGCTGCCCTCGCGTTTCTTCTGGCAGGCCTACCGCGCGGTGCTGGGCGCCGAGGGTGTGCCGGCCACCTCGCCTTTCGACAAGCAATTGCTGGTCTGGCGCCTGATGCGCCTGCTGCCCGCGCTGCTGCAGGAGCCGGTGTTCGCGCCGCTGGAGCGTTTCCTGCAGGACGACAGCGACATGCGAAAACGCTGGCAGCTGGCCCAGCGCCTGGCCGACCTGTTCGACCAGTACCAGGTCTACCGCGCCGACTGGCTGGCCGACTGGGCCGCGGACCGCGACGAACTGCTGACCAGCCGACACGGCCGCCAGGAGGTGCCCCAAGCCCTCGCCTGGCAACCCCGGCTGTGGCGCGCGCTGCTGGACGACGTCGGCGTGAAGCCCGCCGAAACCAGCCGCGCCGCCGTGCACCGCCGCTTCCTCGCAGCAGCCGAAGCCTGGGACCACGACGAGGCCCCGGCCGGCCTGCCGCGCCGGCTCATCGTCTTCGGCATCTCGTCGCTGCCGCAGCAGGCGCTGGAGGTGCTGGCCGCCCTGTCGCGCTGGGTGCAGGTGCTGCTGTGCGTGCACAACCCCAGCGAGCACGACTGGTCCCACATCGTCGCCGACCAGGACCTGCTGCGCGCCGGCCGCCAGCGCCAGCGCCGCCGCGCCGGCAGCCCGGCCGAGGTGCCCGAGGACCAGTTGCACCTGCATGCCCAGCCCCTGCTGGCGGCCTGGGGCAAGCAGGGCCGCGACTTCATCCGCCTGCTCGACCAGCACGACGAACACGAGCGCTACGCCGGCCGCTTCGCCGCCATCGACCAGCGCATCGACTGCTTCGTGCCCAATGCCGGCGACACCCTGCTGCGCCAGCTGCAGGACGACATCCGCGCCCTGCGCCCGCTGCACGAGACCCGCGCCACCTGGCCCGCGCTGGACGCGGCGGCCGATGCATCCCTGCGCTTTCACATCGTGCACAGCCCGCAGCGCGAGGTGGAGGTGCTGCACGACCAGCTGCTGGCCGCCTTCGCCGCCGACTCGACACTCACCCCGCGCGACGTGATCGTGATGGTGCCGGACATCGCCGCCTACGCACCGCACATCCAGGCCGTCTTCGGCCTGCTGCCGGCGGACGACGCGCGCCACATCGCCTTCCATGTGGCCGACCGCGAACAGCGCCACCACGACCCGCTGCTGGTGGCGCTGGAAAGCCTGCTCGCCCTGCCCGACTCCCGCCTGGCCACCAGCGACATCCTGGACCTGCTCGAAGTACCGGCCCTGCAGGCGCGCTTTCGCATCGCCGACGAAGACCTGCCGCTGCTGCGCCGCTGGATCGCCGCCGCCCATGTGCGCTGGGGCCTGCATGCCGAGCACCGCGAGTCGCTCGCCCTGCCCGCCGGCATGGCGCAGAACAGCTGGGACTTCGGCCTGCAGCGCATGCTGCTCGGCTATGCCGTCGGCAGCGGAGGCGCCTGGGAAGGCGTGGAGCCGCTGGCCGAGATCGGCGGGCTGGACGCGGCCGTGCTCGGCCCGCTGGTCGATCTGGTGAACGCGGTCGAAGCGCTCTGGCGCCAATTGAGCACCGACGCCACGCCGGCCGAATGGGCGCTGCGCCTGCGCGGCCTGCTGGAGACCTTCTTCGAAGCCGAGGACGGCAGCGACGGCTTCACCCTGGTCAATCTCGACAGCGCCCTGCAGTCCTGGCTGGAGGCCTGCGACAGCGCCGGCATGCACGACGAACTGCCGCTGTGCGTGGTGCGCGAAGCCTGGCTGGAGCGCCTGGATGCGGCCGGACTGGAGCAGCCCTTCTTCTCCGGCGCGGTCACCTTCGCCACGCTGCTGCCGATGCGTGCGATTCCCTTCCGGGTGGTGGCGCTGCTGGGCATGAACGACGGCGACTATCCGCGCGCCCGGCCGGCCATGGACTTCGACCTGATGCGCGCCGACTACCGCCCCGGCGACCGCTCGCGCCGCGAGGACGACCGCTACCTGTTCCTGGAAGCGCTGCTGTCGGCGCGCGACCGGCTGCATGTGAGCTGGGTCGGCCGCAGCATCCAGGACCAGTCCGAGCGCCCGGCCTCGGTGCTGGTGGCGCAGCTGCGCGAACACATCGCGGCCGGCTGGCGGCTGGCGGGCGACGAGGCCGTGGCACAGGCCTACGCCGGCGAGCGGCTGCTGGATCGCCTCACGCTGACGCACCGCCTGCAGCCCTTCGACGATGCCTATTTCACCGCCGGCGGCGATCCGCGCCTGTTCAGTTATGCCCGCGAATGGCATGCCGAGCCGCAGGCGCAGGCCCCGGCGGCCGCAGCCGCGCTGGCGCCATGGGACTTCGAAGGCCCGCTCACCCTGAAGACGCTGACCGCCTTCCTGAAGGACCCCGTCGGCCAGTTCCTGCAGCAGCGGCTGCAGGTGCACCTGCGGCTGTACGAAGAGGCCAGCGCCGACCAGGAACCCTTCGCGCTCGACGGCCTGAAGAACTGGTCGCTGCAGGACGAACTCATCCAGGCGCAAGCCGCCGCCATGGCCCGCGGCGAGCCGCGCGAGGCGGTGCTGCAGGACCGGCTGGAGCGTATCGCCCGGCGCGGCGAACTGCCGGTGGGCGTGTTCTCGCTGCTGCAGCAGGAAGACCTGCGCGAGCCGATGGAGCGCATGTTCGGCAACTACGCGGAGGCGCTCCAGACCTGGCCCCTGCCGCTGCCGGACGCCTGGCTGGAGCACGAAACCGCGAGCGCCGCCGGGCCGGTGCGTTTCGAGGATTCGCTGGATTCCCTGCATGCCGACGCCGCCGGAAAGCGCTGCCGCATCCTGCTCGACAGCGGCTCCCTGGTGGATGGCATCCGCACGCCGAGCTATCGCCTCGACCAGCTGCTGGCGCCCTGGGTCGCCCATGTGGCCGCGCAGCTCGACGGCCAGCCGCTCAGCACCCACATCATCAGCAAGGTCGGCAGCGTGACCCTGCGGCCGCTGACCCGGGAGCAGGCAGGGAACTACTGGTCCACCCTGATCGATGCCTGGCAGCAAGGCATGCGCCGCCCCCTGCCCTTCGCCCGGAAAACCGCCGCGGCCTGGCTCAACGCCAAGGGATCGAACGACGAGAGGCGGGACAAGGCTCGCGCCAGGTACGAGCTGCACGACCCCGAACAACAGCAGTTCGGCGAGCGCCACGACAACCCCGCCCTGGCGCGTGCCTATGCGGACTTCGATGCCCTGTGGTCGGACGGCGAATTCGCCGACTGGATAGACCGGCTGCTCAAGCCCATCGACCAGGCCATAGAACGCGCCAGCGACAAAACACGCGGCGCCGAGACAGACACCGGAGAAGCGGCATGAGCCCCGACCTGCAGCCCGCCCACCTGCCGCCCCTGCTGGACCCCTTGCGTTTCCCGCTCAGCGGCAGCCGGCTGATCGAGGCCAGCGCCGGCACCGGCAAGACCTTCACCATCGCCGCGCTCTATCTGCGCCTGGTGCTGGGCCATGGCGGCGAGGCGGCCTTCAGCCGCGCGCTGACGCCGCCCGATATCCTGGTCGTCACCTTCACCGACGCCGCCACCAAGGAGTTGCGCGACCGCATCCGCGCCCGGCTCTCGGAGGCCGCCGACGCCTTCCTGCAGGAGCCCGCCACGGTGCCAGCGCTGTCGCCCGGCGAGGACCTGCTCTACGACCTGCGCGCCGACTACCCCTGCGCCGACTGGCCGCGCTGCGCCCGCCTGCTGCGGCTGGCGGCGGAGTGGATGGACGAATCCGCCGTCTCCACCATCCACGGCTGGTGCGCCCGCATGCTGAGCGAACATGCTTTCGACAGCGGCAGCCTGTTCACCCAGGCCCTGCAGGCCGACCAGAGCGGCCTGCAGGCGGAGGCCGAGCGCGACTACTGGCGCAGCCATGTGGCGCATCTGGGCGAGGCCGATGCGCGCCAGTTCCGCGAGTGGTGGAAGACACCCAAGGATTTCTGGAAACAGGTGCGGCAGCTGCTGAAGGTGCAGTCCGCGCTGCCGCCCGGCCTGCCGATGGGCCAGGCCCTGGCGCCGGCCCGCGCGGCCCAGGCGCTGGCCCTGGAGCCGGTGAAGGCGCCCTGGCGCGGCGAGAGCGGCTGGGCGATGGAGCTGCTGGGCCTGCTGGACCAGGGTTTCGCCGCCGGCCATTTCAAGATGCCCGCGCGCAAGGACTGGATGCACAAGCTGCGCGCCTGGGCCGAGAGCGACTCCGCCGCGCCCTGCTTCAAGAGCACCGACACGGCGGCCAAGCGTTTGACTCGCCCCGCGATGCGGGCCGCCTGGCAGAAGGGCGATCCCGAAGCCCTGCTTTCGCATCCCGCCTGGCCCGCGCTGGAACGCATGCAGGCCGACATCGCCGGCCTGCCCGACGGCAGCGAGGCCGTGCTGTGCCACGCCGCCCACTGGATCGCCGCGCGCCAGCAGACCGAGCAGGCACGCCGGGCGGAGATGGGTTTCGACGACCTGCTGTCGCGCCTGGACGCCGCGCTCGGCGGTCCCAACGGCGCACGCCTGGCCGCGCTGATCCGCGAGCAGTTCCCGGTGGCGCTGATCGACGAGTTCCAGGACACCGACCCGGTGCAGTACCGCATCTTCGACCGCATCTACGGCGTGGCCGCGCACGACCCGTCCTGCGCGCTGGTGCTGATCGGCGATCCCAAGCAGGCGATCTACGGCTTTCGCGGCGCCGACATCCACACCTATCTGCATGCGCGGCGCGACACCGAGGGCCGCCATGCCACGCTGGGCCGCAACTTCCGCTCCAGCGATGCGATGGTGGCCGCCGTGAACCATGTCTTCCACCGCGCCGAGGAGCGGACGCAGGGCGAAGGCGCCTTCCTGTTCCGCGCGGCGCAGGGCAATCCGGTGCCCTTCCAGCGGATGGATGCGCGGGGCCGCAAGGAAGTCTGGACACGCGGCGAAGACGTACCCGCCGCTCTGACCCTGTGGCAATGGCCGCAGGACCCGGAACAGAAAAGCGCCCCGACGGCCGAGGCAGTGCGCTCGCGCGGCGCGCAGGCCTGCGCCGCCCACATCACCGAACTGCTGGCCGAAGGGCGGGCGGGCCGCAGCGGCTTCGTCCACCCGGACGGCCGCCTGCAGGGCCTCAAACCCAGCGACATCGCGGTGCTGGTCAACAGCGGCGTGCAGGCGGACGCGGTGCGGCGGGCCCTGTCGCGGCACGGCGTGCGCAGCGTCTACCTGTCGGACCGCAGTTCGGTCTTCGCCAGCCCTTTGGCGGCCGACCTGCAGCGCCTGCTCTTCGCCTGCGCCGAACCCGACGACAACCGCGCCCTGCACACCGCCCTGGGCTGCGCGCTGCTCGGCCGCAGCTGGGCCTGGCTCGACCGGCTGGGCCACGACGAACTGCAGTGGGAGGCATTGCTGCTGCAGTTCCGCGGCTACCGGCAGCTCTGGGCCCGCCAGGGCGTGCTGCCGATGCTGCGCCATCTGCTGCAGGACTTCGAGGTGCCCCAGCGCCTGCGCGCCGCCCAGGACGAGCGCGGCCTGACCGATGTGCTGCACCTGGCCGAGCTGCTCCAGCAGGCCAGCGTGCGCCTGGACGGCCAACATGCGCTGATCCGCTGGCTGGCCGAGGAAAGGCTGGAGCCCGGCCAGGACAACGACGAACGAAAGCTGCGCCTGGAAAGCGATGCCGCCCTGGTCAAGGTGGTCACCATCCACAAGTCCAAGGGCCTGGAATATCCGCTGGTCTTCCTGCCCTTCGCCAATGTCTTCCGCGCCGCCACGGCCAAGGACATGCCGCTGAAATGGACCGACGCCGGGGGCACATCGCGCATCGACCTGAACGGCACCAGCGCCGCCGTGGAAGCGGTGGACCGCGAACGCCTGGGCGAGGACCTGCGCAAGCTCTACGTGGCCCTGACCCGGGCGCGCCATGCGACCTGGGTGGCCACCGCGCCGGTCAAGGACCTGGAACGCAGCGCGCTCGGTTATCTGCTCGGCGGCGGCGCATCCCTGGCCGGCCCGGCGCTGCCCGAAGCCCTGCACACACTCGCCGCCGGCGACGAGGCGATCGCCGTAGAGCCCCTGCCCGAACCGACCGACCTGGTGCTGCCGCCCGAAACCGACAGCCGCGAACCCGCCCCCGAACCGCCGCTGCCCACCAGCCTGCGCGAGCCCTGGTGGGTGACCAGCTATTCG contains the following coding sequences:
- a CDS encoding aminotransferase-like domain-containing protein, coding for MLSSPTPAKAAPHQELLYRQLAGHYGSAIEQGALPPGSRMPSVRELMLRHQVSLSTGLQALRWMEEQGQLEARPRVGYFVRQPALARLPAAREPSLEMESPTDIDASPFSGINPRISLFLEKARQADVKIDLGTAMPAPELFDAASLNRLATALLREQPNILLRGATIRGTHPEFQAAMARHALDCGVRIAPEEVMATLGNSEAVNLALAAVTQPGDIVAVESPTFFGLLQGIETQGLRTLEIPSSPHTGISLEALELAVRSQPRIKAVIVVPHLQMPTGCVMPDSHKQRLLAFCTEHDLALIEDDIYRDLVESTHPARPIKAWDTEGQVIYCASFNKTFAPGLRQGWMNAGRWHTRVQMLKYARTRNMQSWSQLLAARGVSAPSFDRRLRKLRSELRTQREASAQAIASHFPPGVHLSLPPGGLSLWLELPDGASSTLLHEQALARGIRIAPGPMFSNSGRYERFIRLSCGMPFSPAVEQAYVELGQLIRAML
- the recC gene encoding exodeoxyribonuclease V subunit gamma, giving the protein MSSAENHPWNGFMAVHGNQPEQLRDLMLAWAARHPLAPLEDERILVQSNGVAQWLKLSLARDPAQGGIGIAAALRMELPSRFFWQAYRAVLGAEGVPATSPFDKQLLVWRLMRLLPALLQEPVFAPLERFLQDDSDMRKRWQLAQRLADLFDQYQVYRADWLADWAADRDELLTSRHGRQEVPQALAWQPRLWRALLDDVGVKPAETSRAAVHRRFLAAAEAWDHDEAPAGLPRRLIVFGISSLPQQALEVLAALSRWVQVLLCVHNPSEHDWSHIVADQDLLRAGRQRQRRRAGSPAEVPEDQLHLHAQPLLAAWGKQGRDFIRLLDQHDEHERYAGRFAAIDQRIDCFVPNAGDTLLRQLQDDIRALRPLHETRATWPALDAAADASLRFHIVHSPQREVEVLHDQLLAAFAADSTLTPRDVIVMVPDIAAYAPHIQAVFGLLPADDARHIAFHVADREQRHHDPLLVALESLLALPDSRLATSDILDLLEVPALQARFRIADEDLPLLRRWIAAAHVRWGLHAEHRESLALPAGMAQNSWDFGLQRMLLGYAVGSGGAWEGVEPLAEIGGLDAAVLGPLVDLVNAVEALWRQLSTDATPAEWALRLRGLLETFFEAEDGSDGFTLVNLDSALQSWLEACDSAGMHDELPLCVVREAWLERLDAAGLEQPFFSGAVTFATLLPMRAIPFRVVALLGMNDGDYPRARPAMDFDLMRADYRPGDRSRREDDRYLFLEALLSARDRLHVSWVGRSIQDQSERPASVLVAQLREHIAAGWRLAGDEAVAQAYAGERLLDRLTLTHRLQPFDDAYFTAGGDPRLFSYAREWHAEPQAQAPAAAAALAPWDFEGPLTLKTLTAFLKDPVGQFLQQRLQVHLRLYEEASADQEPFALDGLKNWSLQDELIQAQAAAMARGEPREAVLQDRLERIARRGELPVGVFSLLQQEDLREPMERMFGNYAEALQTWPLPLPDAWLEHETASAAGPVRFEDSLDSLHADAAGKRCRILLDSGSLVDGIRTPSYRLDQLLAPWVAHVAAQLDGQPLSTHIISKVGSVTLRPLTREQAGNYWSTLIDAWQQGMRRPLPFARKTAAAWLNAKGSNDERRDKARARYELHDPEQQQFGERHDNPALARAYADFDALWSDGEFADWIDRLLKPIDQAIERASDKTRGAETDTGEAA
- the recB gene encoding exodeoxyribonuclease V subunit beta, coding for MSPDLQPAHLPPLLDPLRFPLSGSRLIEASAGTGKTFTIAALYLRLVLGHGGEAAFSRALTPPDILVVTFTDAATKELRDRIRARLSEAADAFLQEPATVPALSPGEDLLYDLRADYPCADWPRCARLLRLAAEWMDESAVSTIHGWCARMLSEHAFDSGSLFTQALQADQSGLQAEAERDYWRSHVAHLGEADARQFREWWKTPKDFWKQVRQLLKVQSALPPGLPMGQALAPARAAQALALEPVKAPWRGESGWAMELLGLLDQGFAAGHFKMPARKDWMHKLRAWAESDSAAPCFKSTDTAAKRLTRPAMRAAWQKGDPEALLSHPAWPALERMQADIAGLPDGSEAVLCHAAHWIAARQQTEQARRAEMGFDDLLSRLDAALGGPNGARLAALIREQFPVALIDEFQDTDPVQYRIFDRIYGVAAHDPSCALVLIGDPKQAIYGFRGADIHTYLHARRDTEGRHATLGRNFRSSDAMVAAVNHVFHRAEERTQGEGAFLFRAAQGNPVPFQRMDARGRKEVWTRGEDVPAALTLWQWPQDPEQKSAPTAEAVRSRGAQACAAHITELLAEGRAGRSGFVHPDGRLQGLKPSDIAVLVNSGVQADAVRRALSRHGVRSVYLSDRSSVFASPLAADLQRLLFACAEPDDNRALHTALGCALLGRSWAWLDRLGHDELQWEALLLQFRGYRQLWARQGVLPMLRHLLQDFEVPQRLRAAQDERGLTDVLHLAELLQQASVRLDGQHALIRWLAEERLEPGQDNDERKLRLESDAALVKVVTIHKSKGLEYPLVFLPFANVFRAATAKDMPLKWTDAGGTSRIDLNGTSAAVEAVDRERLGEDLRKLYVALTRARHATWVATAPVKDLERSALGYLLGGGASLAGPALPEALHTLAAGDEAIAVEPLPEPTDLVLPPETDSREPAPEPPLPTSLREPWWVTSYSGLNRTAAMPLDDGDTIPATAPDSATQDVYTESLRDALDSAAPLAAPASAAGLHAFPRGAGPGLFLHGLLEWAGQQGFARLRTDAALQAELAELVARRCRQRGWDAWADPLRAWLLAWIETPLRLTGLEAASPIAPAELSPSQYQVEMEFWFAVNHTGTLALDALVRRHTLGGAPRPALLPRQVNGMLKGFIDLTFEHEGRYYVADYKSNALGPDAAAYSAEAMGAAILQARYDLQYVLYVYALHRLLRSRLPDYDYERHVGGAVYLFLRGGDAPTQGLHCERPPLALMEAMDRLFAGGPTSPGEPASADLSAIA